One genomic window of Cellulophaga sp. Hel_I_12 includes the following:
- the hpf gene encoding ribosome hibernation-promoting factor, HPF/YfiA family, whose protein sequence is MNINYEYDDVKASERLEIFTGKKLSKLFDKFDNIIRADVFFKTENTSSPDTGMICNIRLSIPGPRLFAESSNGNFEASIMQSVDDLERQLKKRKDKLSRVK, encoded by the coding sequence ATGAATATCAATTATGAGTACGACGATGTTAAAGCGAGTGAACGTCTAGAAATTTTCACCGGTAAAAAGTTGAGCAAGCTTTTTGATAAGTTTGATAACATTATCCGAGCTGATGTATTTTTTAAAACGGAAAACACCTCTAGCCCTGATACGGGAATGATTTGTAATATTCGCTTGAGTATTCCTGGACCTCGTTTGTTTGCAGAATCAAGTAATGGTAATTTTGAAGCCTCGATCATGCAATCTGTTGATGACTTAGAACGTCAGCTTAAAAAGCGTAAAGACAAGCTAAGTAGAGTTAAGTAA
- a CDS encoding nucleoside deaminase: MKETNEFYMERAIALAAEGMNADAGRPFGAVVVKDDEIIAEAYNQVTTMNDPTAHAEIVAMRKACEKLNNFELRDCIIYTSCEPCPMCLGAIYWSQAKMVYYGCSRKDAAAYNFDDQFIYDELDRDMKDRNIQFVQLAQKKAVKVFEAWGQRNS, from the coding sequence ATGAAAGAAACAAACGAGTTTTATATGGAAAGAGCTATCGCATTGGCGGCTGAAGGTATGAATGCCGATGCAGGAAGACCTTTCGGTGCCGTGGTCGTAAAAGATGATGAAATCATTGCAGAAGCCTATAACCAAGTAACTACTATGAATGATCCCACAGCACACGCAGAAATTGTGGCGATGCGTAAAGCCTGCGAAAAGCTCAATAACTTTGAATTAAGAGATTGTATCATTTATACCTCATGTGAACCTTGCCCCATGTGTTTGGGAGCCATTTATTGGTCTCAAGCTAAAATGGTTTATTATGGGTGTAGCCGCAAAGACGCTGCTGCCTATAATTTTGACGATCAGTTTATCTATGACGAGCTAGATAGGGACATGAAAGACCGTAACATTCAATTTGTACAACTCGCTCAAAAGAAAGCGGTAAAAGTGTTTGAGGCTTGGGGACAACGAAATAGCTAA
- a CDS encoding DUF4251 domain-containing protein: MKNLFIASLFLLIACGSTQKTIAPSAESSALDQLLAIKNFSISADWAYPNATASMAALSNTGILGVGNTANAINLIGNPNFLKVEGDSISAFLPYYGERQMGGGYGSDNGIEFNGIPETYSLKKDEQKQRYSMEFTISGNTTEVFNVNIDFFPNTTAQINIFSSQRRGIRYQGNVTALKNEK; encoded by the coding sequence ATGAAAAACCTTTTTATAGCAAGCTTATTTTTACTTATCGCTTGTGGAAGCACCCAAAAGACAATAGCGCCAAGTGCTGAAAGTAGCGCTTTAGACCAATTACTAGCCATTAAAAACTTTAGCATTAGCGCTGACTGGGCGTACCCAAATGCTACAGCGAGTATGGCAGCCCTTTCGAATACAGGGATATTGGGTGTTGGAAATACGGCCAATGCTATTAATTTAATTGGAAATCCTAATTTTTTAAAAGTAGAAGGGGACAGCATCTCTGCCTTTTTGCCTTATTATGGAGAACGACAAATGGGCGGTGGGTATGGTTCAGATAATGGTATTGAGTTTAACGGAATTCCGGAAACCTATAGCCTTAAAAAAGACGAACAAAAGCAGCGCTACAGTATGGAATTTACCATCAGTGGTAATACTACCGAAGTCTTTAATGTGAATATAGATTTTTTTCCCAACACTACCGCGCAAATAAATATCTTCAGTTCACAGCGCAGAGGAATTCGATATCAAGGCAATGTAACTGCTCTTAAGAACGAAAAGTAG
- a CDS encoding CocE/NonD family hydrolase yields the protein MKNKTSLLLVLLIFLGSLGTTLNAQSEILKKLEEIAVVDQKVMMPMRDGVRLATDIYRPKTGGPVPIIFSRTPYNFNTWQNGKESTRTLETAYKMVEKGYAYVVQNERGRYFSEGEWDILGTPLTDGYDAFTWMKEQSWSNGKIGTLGCSSTAEWQMAVAALDHPSHAAMVPQGFGAGVGTVGKFQEQGNWYRGGAEQLLFFSWLYGVEHDKFKPRIPAGATQEDLIRISRFYDLGPENPPVDMLEALSHLPIQDILKNINGKKEIFDKMVTRKPNDPAWFEGGLYHDTMDFSVPSFWFASWYDVSISPNIALFNHVRENAKEAMIRDNQYLVIAPTLHCAYTRATEDTVVGERSVGDARLNYEEQIMAWFDLWLKDASNDFKEKTPRVQYYTMGSNTWQSSEEWPPKNAKMTSYYLSSGGNANSLNGDGVLSTKPPKSDMPDSFTYDPMNPVMSYGGNVCCTGNAVQGGAFDQQQMEQREDILVYTTAPLKEGVEVSGFIETKLFVSSDVKDTDFTIKLIDVYPDGRAYNLDETIQRVRYREGYDKEVFMEKGMVYEVNLTPMSTSNYFKEGHSIRIEISSSNFPRFARNLNTGGDNYNEKEGVIAHNKIHHSKKQASEIRLPIVKK from the coding sequence ATGAAAAACAAAACATCACTCTTACTAGTGCTACTTATCTTTTTAGGGAGCCTAGGAACTACACTAAATGCACAATCGGAGATTTTAAAAAAGCTAGAAGAAATAGCTGTTGTTGATCAAAAAGTAATGATGCCGATGCGCGACGGTGTGCGATTGGCAACCGATATTTATCGTCCTAAAACAGGAGGTCCAGTACCTATTATTTTTTCGAGAACGCCGTATAATTTTAATACTTGGCAAAACGGTAAGGAAAGTACAAGAACCTTAGAAACAGCCTATAAAATGGTAGAAAAGGGCTATGCCTATGTGGTTCAAAATGAGCGTGGTCGTTATTTTTCAGAAGGGGAGTGGGATATCCTGGGAACGCCACTCACCGATGGCTATGACGCCTTTACCTGGATGAAAGAACAAAGTTGGTCTAATGGAAAAATAGGTACCTTAGGCTGCTCTTCAACCGCAGAATGGCAAATGGCAGTGGCTGCCCTTGATCACCCCTCGCATGCCGCTATGGTACCACAAGGTTTTGGTGCCGGGGTGGGCACCGTAGGTAAGTTTCAAGAACAAGGAAATTGGTACCGAGGAGGAGCAGAGCAACTCTTATTTTTCTCTTGGCTGTACGGGGTAGAACACGATAAATTTAAACCGCGAATTCCTGCTGGAGCAACCCAAGAAGATTTAATCCGAATTTCTAGATTTTATGACCTGGGTCCTGAAAATCCACCTGTAGATATGCTCGAGGCTTTATCGCATTTACCTATTCAAGATATTTTAAAAAACATCAACGGAAAAAAGGAAATTTTTGATAAAATGGTAACGCGCAAACCAAATGATCCTGCCTGGTTTGAAGGCGGACTCTATCATGATACCATGGATTTTAGCGTACCAAGTTTTTGGTTTGCTTCGTGGTATGACGTTTCTATTAGTCCTAATATCGCCTTATTCAATCATGTTCGTGAAAATGCGAAAGAAGCGATGATCCGCGATAATCAGTATTTAGTAATCGCTCCCACCTTACATTGTGCTTATACCAGAGCTACAGAAGATACGGTGGTAGGCGAGCGCAGTGTTGGTGACGCCCGTTTAAATTACGAAGAGCAAATTATGGCCTGGTTTGATTTATGGTTGAAAGATGCGTCTAACGATTTTAAGGAAAAAACACCCAGAGTACAATACTATACGATGGGGAGCAATACTTGGCAATCTTCAGAAGAATGGCCTCCAAAAAATGCTAAAATGACCAGCTATTATTTGTCTAGCGGTGGCAATGCCAATAGCTTAAACGGTGATGGAGTTTTAAGTACAAAACCACCTAAATCAGATATGCCTGACAGCTTTACCTATGATCCCATGAATCCTGTGATGTCGTACGGCGGTAATGTATGTTGCACGGGTAATGCTGTTCAAGGAGGTGCCTTTGATCAACAGCAAATGGAACAGAGAGAAGATATTTTGGTATATACCACGGCTCCCTTGAAAGAAGGAGTAGAAGTTTCAGGCTTTATAGAAACAAAGCTTTTTGTTTCATCGGATGTGAAAGACACGGATTTTACCATTAAATTAATTGATGTATACCCAGACGGTCGTGCCTATAATTTAGATGAAACCATACAACGAGTGCGCTATAGAGAAGGCTATGATAAAGAAGTGTTTATGGAAAAAGGTATGGTCTATGAGGTTAATTTAACCCCAATGTCTACTAGTAATTACTTTAAAGAAGGGCACAGCATTCGTATTGAAATATCGAGTAGTAACTTTCCAAGATTTGCAAGAAACCTCAATACGGGAGGTGATAATTACAATGAGAAAGAGGGTGTCATTGCCCATAATAAAATTCACCATAGTAAAAAGCAAGCCTCAGAAATACGCCTGCCAATTGTAAAAAAATAA